Within the Methanophagales archaeon genome, the region TCCTCTTCCACCTCAAACCCGATATCACAGAAGTTTGTGCCCCGTACAGCACCAAGTGAAGGTATACCTTTTCCTTTTCTCAGCCTTATGAACCTCTTACCGTCATAAAATCGCCTGTACAGATCTTCAATCTCCGGCTCTGTCATCCTCTCTTCTCCTTCCGTCAGGAATATATGCGCAGTAGTGAGTATGCCCCTGATAGAAGGTATAACATGGGGTGTGAAGCTAACCTTCACCTGTGGTAATTCTTTCCTCATCTCCGCAACGTGCCGGTGTGCAGTCAGTTCGTAAGGGATGATATTCTCAGCGAGGTTAGGGAAATGTGACTTCTCAGAAGGGTCTGCACCCGCACCAGAGATGCCCGATTTTGCATCAAACACCACACGCTTCGCCATGTCCGACTTCACAATAGGTGCAGCAGCAAGTATAGCACCAGTGGGATAGCAGCCCGGATTCGCAACGAGCGCAGCATCAGCCACCTCGGGGTGCAGTTCTGTCAGTCCATACACAGCCGCCCTGTCCTTCAGGTCCTTATGCCGCCGCATATAGATTCGTTCATATTCCTTCCTCTCCAGTCGGTAATCAGCACTGAGATCTATCACCCGCGCACCCGCATTGAGCAACTCAGGCACATAATCCATTGCACTACCATGTGGTACCGCTAGGAATACAACATCACTCCTATCTGCTATCTCGCGTGTGTCTATATCTTCGTATTCGAGTTCAATGAACCGCTCCAGGTGTGGATTCACATCACTGACCTTCCTGCCTTTATACCGCCTCGATGTCACCACCGATATTCTCACCTGTGGATGCATCAATAGCAATCTTAGCAGTTCCAGACCAATGTATCCAGCCCCGCCTATTATTCCCGCTTCTATCATGAGTCACGTATTACGCATGCTAATAGAACTTTATTGCTAATTTTATTGTGCAATTAATAAAGGTTAGCTATATCAGCGAGTGAAAGCTGCCCTCTTACCAATTTTGGCGCTTCTAATTCCTGCCCGGGATCCAACTCCAACCTGATGGTGCCATATTTGCCACCACCACCTGGCTTAACATAGATATTACCTTCTCTGAATGCCTTTATCGCTCCCACCACGTCCGGGTTTACCTTCTCCAGCGCATCTATGGGTACATCTACCAGCACATTTACCTCAGTACCGAATTCTGCGAGTAGTGATTCCCATATCCCAACCACCGATTTTGAATTCACTGACTTGCGTATCGCCAGGCTTATTATCTCTGCTAAGGGTATCAGGTGCAGATAAGGCGGGCGATACGGAGGATGTACACCGTTGTTGCAATCGGCGAGCTCATTCACTCTATCGCGCACACCTTTCTTTATCATGCCTCCACATTCACATCGCCAGTGCCTTACAGTCGCTTCAGTGAGCGAATAATGTCTGTAGCATCTGATACATGCACTTTCGTTATATTTACCTTCCGCAGGCGGTATACCCACATTTAGTATTGTTTTCCTGCCTTTTCTTCGTTCTATCGCCGCTTTCAACTCTTCGAAACTCAAATCAGAGACTTCAAACCGATTGAACTCCCGCGCCAGCCTGATAGGATATGGCGAGTGGGCATCGGAATTGGTCAGGAAAGTGAGCCTGTGCAACTCCTCTATCCGATCAGCGTAGGATGTATCAGCACTCAAGCCCAGCTCGATGAAGGAGATATAACTTACCATCTCACCATAGCACTCCTGGAGCGAATTATGATAAGCATACAAAGCAGTCCAGGGTGTAAAAGCGTGACAGGGACCGATGAGAGCTTCAGCATCCTTTGCATATTCCGCTATCTCTGCACCAGAGAGTCTCACAGAAGGTCTGCCATCCGAGTCTATATCCTGCGAATATCGCTTGAAAGTTTCGTATAGCTCCTCTGCCTTCGCTATAGACGGCAGTATGAGCAGATGATGCACCCGCCTCATGTCTTCCACCTCAACAGTGAGTACAAAATTGGTCGCTCCATGCACGAAGATGCCATCATCATGCCCGGGCTCCTGTTTCAACCCCTTTATAGCCTGTAACCATTTTGGATGCAGACAATCCCCTGTGCCAAGCAATTGTATACCCTTCTTAGAAGCTTCCTTTGCCAGTGTGGGTAAATCCATGCGGGGAGAAGTAGCTGCAGAATGAAGTGAATGAATATGGAGGTCAGAATTGATTATCATTATCTCATCTCCATCTACTAAAATAGCGGGGGATGGATTCGAACCATCGATCTCCGGGTTATGAGCCCGACGGGATCTCCTAACTACCCTACCCCGCTTATCAATTTCATTTGAGTTATACTATCATATCAATATTATAAATGTAAGATTTAAGCTTTAAAAAGCTTACCCTTTTATTTATATGGTATATAGGCATCATTTCAGGAGTAAGATACAGATATAGATATAGATACAGATGGTAGCCGTGAACTATAACTACAAGGATATAGAAGATAAGTGGCAACGCAGATGGCACGAAAGTCGTATTTTTGATGCGGAAACAGGCGGAGTTGGAGTTGGAGATAGAGATAAGAAGTTCTTTATTACTGTTCCTTATCCCTACACTTCAGGACCGCTGCACATAGGGCACGGTAGAACATACACCATAGGGGACATAATAGCGAGATTCAAGCGATTAGAGGGCTATAACGTGCTGTTTCCTATGGCATTCCATGTCACGGGTACGCCGATTTTAGCTATTGCCGACAGTATAGCGAAAGGAGATGCGGAAGTTGTGGCACGATACAGGGATTATGTCTCGATTTATGAGAGAGAAGAGCAAGTAGATGAGATAGTCAATAGTTTCAGTGATGCAGAGGC harbors:
- a CDS encoding N-acetyl-gamma-glutamyl-phosphate reductase; the encoded protein is MIEAGIIGGAGYIGLELLRLLLMHPQVRISVVTSRRYKGRKVSDVNPHLERFIELEYEDIDTREIADRSDVVFLAVPHGSAMDYVPELLNAGARVIDLSADYRLERKEYERIYMRRHKDLKDRAAVYGLTELHPEVADAALVANPGCYPTGAILAAAPIVKSDMAKRVVFDAKSGISGAGADPSEKSHFPNLAENIIPYELTAHRHVAEMRKELPQVKVSFTPHVIPSIRGILTTAHIFLTEGEERMTEPEIEDLYRRFYDGKRFIRLRKGKGIPSLGAVRGTNFCDIGFEVEEDSDRIVIISAIDNLVKGGSGQAIQNMNVMFGLDEWQGLWHPGLVP
- a CDS encoding TIGR00375 family protein; the encoded protein is MIINSDLHIHSLHSAATSPRMDLPTLAKEASKKGIQLLGTGDCLHPKWLQAIKGLKQEPGHDDGIFVHGATNFVLTVEVEDMRRVHHLLILPSIAKAEELYETFKRYSQDIDSDGRPSVRLSGAEIAEYAKDAEALIGPCHAFTPWTALYAYHNSLQECYGEMVSYISFIELGLSADTSYADRIEELHRLTFLTNSDAHSPYPIRLAREFNRFEVSDLSFEELKAAIERRKGRKTILNVGIPPAEGKYNESACIRCYRHYSLTEATVRHWRCECGGMIKKGVRDRVNELADCNNGVHPPYRPPYLHLIPLAEIISLAIRKSVNSKSVVGIWESLLAEFGTEVNVLVDVPIDALEKVNPDVVGAIKAFREGNIYVKPGGGGKYGTIRLELDPGQELEAPKLVRGQLSLADIANLY